In Eubalaena glacialis isolate mEubGla1 chromosome 3, mEubGla1.1.hap2.+ XY, whole genome shotgun sequence, the following are encoded in one genomic region:
- the ZC3H11A gene encoding zinc finger CCCH domain-containing protein 11A isoform X1, producing MPNQGEDCYFFFYSTCTKGDSCPFRHCEAALGNETVCTLWQEGRCFRQVCRFRHMEIDKKRSEIPCYWENQPVGCQKLNCAFHHNRGRFVDGLFLPPSKTVLPTVPESPEEEVKAGQLTVQQNKLSVQSNPSPQLRSVMKVESSENVPSPTHPPVVINAADDDEDDDDQFSEEGDETKTPTLQPTPEVHNGLRVASARKPGVNLKQGECLNFGIKTLEEIKSKKMKEKSKKQGEGSSGVSSLLLQPQPIPGPEKENVRTVVRTVTLSNKQGEEPLVRSSLTERLGRRKFSGGGDSDPPLKRSLAQRLGKKVEAPETNTDRTPKKVQVSKSLKERLGMSAGLNNEEAAAERVTKVGEIHVKTLEEILLERASQKRGELQTKLKTEGPSKVDDSTTGTRTSSTIRIKTFSEVLAEKKHRQQEAERQKSRKDVTCIKLKTDNEIKKTVVLPPVVASRGQSEEPAGRAKSMQEVHIKTLEEIKLEKALRMQQSSESSTSSQPQPEATPGARRLLQITKKTGIKEERKLKEESVVASQSSVTRTEAKETSDETTAVDITKIQVKRCETVREKHVQKLSEKGTSQKEKSVLTLLRGDLDTCNTQLAEKPVLTTVPDITRLLTKRPPSKLPQKTEVETSGIGDSKLNVKGATQTLEKRGKAKPKPKVNVKPSVVKAVSSPRRAPKRKAVEVHSAVIAAVKPLTSSSVLQKSPAKKAAVAVVPLLSEDKSVTVPETEKPRDSFVLPPTQSSSDPSPPEVSGPSSSQVAAKTRRLSSASTGKPLLSMEDDFEKLIWEISGGKLEAEIDLDPGKDEDDLLLELSEMIDS from the exons ATGCCTAATCAAGGAGAagactgctatttttttttctattctacatGTACTAAA GGTGACAGCTGTCCATTCCGTCACTGTGAAGCTGCATTAGGCAATGAAACTGTTTGCACATTATGGCAGGAAGGGCGCTGTTTTCGACAGGTGTGCAGGTTTCGGCACATGGAGATTGAT AAAAAACGCAGTGAGATTCCTTGTTATTGGGAAAATCAGCCAGTGGGATGTCAGAAACTAAACTGTGCTTTTCATCACAACAGAGGACGTTTTGTTGATGGCCTTTTCCTACCTCCAAGCAAAA CTGTGTTGCCCACTGTGCCTGAGTCACCAGAAGAGGAAGTGAAGGCTGGCCAGCTCACAGTTCAGCAGAACAAATTATCTGTCCAGTCTAATCCCTCTCCTCAACTGCGAAGTGTTATGAAAGTGGAAAGTTCAGAAAATGTTCCTAGCCCTACACATCCACCAGTGGTAATCAATGCTgcagatgatgatgaagatgatgatg ATCAGTTTTCTGAGGAAGGTGATGAAACCAAAACACCTACCCTGCAACCAACTCCTGAAGTTCATAACGGATTACGAGTGGCTTCTGCCCGGAAACCTGGGGTCAATTTAAAACAAG GTGAATGTTTGAATTTTGGGATAAAAACTCTTGAAGaaattaaatcaaagaaaatgaaggaaaaatcaaAGAAGCAAGGTG AAGGTTCTTCGGGAGTTTCCAGTCTTTTACTTCAACCACAGCCCATTCCAGgtcctgaaaaagaaaatgtccgGACTGTGGTGAGGACAGTAACTCTGTCCAACAAACAAG GAGAAGAACCTTTGGTAAGATCGAGTCTAACCGAGAGACTGGGGAGACGAAAATTTTCAGGAG GTGGTGACAGTGATCCTCCATTAAAGCGTAGCCTTGCACAAAGGCTAGGGAAGAAAGTTGAAGCTCCAGAGACTAACACTGACAGAACACCAAAGAAAG ttCAAGTTTCCAAGTCTCTGAAGGAGCGATTAGGCATGTCAGCTGGTCTAAACAATGAGGAGGCAGCAG CAGAGAGAGTTACTAAAGTTGGTGAGATCCACGTGAAGACATTAGAAGAAATTCTTCTCGAAAGAGCCAGTCAGAAACGTGGAGAATTGCAAACTAAACTCAAGACAGAAGGACCTTCAAAAGTTGATGATTCTACAACAGGAACAAGAACCTCCTCCACTATCCGAATCAAAACGTTCTCTGAGGTCTTGGCTGAAAAGAAACACCGGcagcaggaagcagagagacAAAAAAGCAGAAAGGACGTAACCTGCATCAAGCTAAAGActgataatgaaattaaaaaaacagtggTTTTGCCACCTGTAGTAGCCAGCAGAGGACAATCAGAGGAACCTGCAGGTAGAGCGAAGTCTATGCAGGAAGTGCATATCAAGACGCTGGAGGAAATTAAACTGGAGAAGGCTCTGAGGATGCAGCAGAGTTCTGAGAGCAGCACCAGCTCCCAGCCTCAGCCTGAGGCCACCCCAGGGGCAAGACGGCTTCTCCAGATCACTAAAAAAACAG GtataaaagaagagaggaaacttAAAGAAGAAAGTGTTGTTGCTTCTCAGAGCAGTGTTACTAGAACAGAGGCTAAAGAG acttcagatgagaccacagcaGTTGACATCACTAAAATTCAAGTCAAGAGATGTGAGACAGTGAGAGAAAAGCATGTGCAGAAACTGTCGGAGAAGGGAACCTCACAGAAGGAAAAATCAGTTTTGACACTCCTTCGGGGAGATTTAGACACTTGCAATACCCAGTTAGCAGAGAAACCAGTGCTCACTACCGTGCCAGACATCACACGGCTCCTGACTAAACGGCCTCCTTCAAAATTACCCCAGAAGACAGAGGTAGAAACCTCAGGGATTGGGGACTCAAAACTGAATGTGAAAGGTGCAACACAGACCTTGGAAAAAAGGGGTAAAG ctaaacctaaacctaaagtGAATGTGAAGCCATCTGTGGTTAAAGCTGTCTCATCACCCAGACGGGCCCCAAAACGCAAGGCAGTGGAGGTCCACTCTGCTGTCATTGCAGCTGTGAAACCACTCACCTCCAGCAGTGTCTTGCAGAAAAGCCCAGCGAAAAAAGCAGCTGTG GCTGTTGTCCCACTTCTCTCTGAAGACAAATCAGTCACTGTGCCTGAGACAGAAAAACCTAGAGACAG ttttgtgCTGCCTCCAACCCAGTCCTCTTCAGATCCTTCCCCACCAGAAGTATCTGGCCCTTCCTCATCCCAGGTGGCCGCAAAAACTCGCCGACTCAGCTCTGCCTCAACAGGAAAGCCCCTACTCTCTATGGAGGATGATTTTGAGAAATTAATATGGGAGATTTCAGGAGGCAAATTAGAAGCTGAGATTGACCTAGATCCTGGGAAGGATGAAGATGACCTTCTGCTTGAGCTATCAGAAATGATTGATAGCTGA